The DNA segment AGGTACTCTTTCAGCTTGAGAAACGATTCTTCACACTCGTTTGTTCACACAAACCTATTGTTCCTCTtcaaacactggaaatagggatgtctcCTATCTCTTCCTGCTGATACAAACCGGGACAGGGCGGCCATTCATCCTttcaactgttgaacctccttcaccgaggTCGGACTCCTCATAGCTAtaatcgccgcacacttcttggggttcgcctctatcccccgcTCGATGAGGAGGAACCCTAAGAACTGTCCTGCCTTTACCCCGAATACGCACTTTTCGGGGTTTAACTTCAACTTATACTTGACTATTGTAGTGAATAACTCCTCTAGGTCGGCGATGTGTTGGTCCTTCTCCTGGGAGGTGACGACCATATCGTCCACATACACCTGCACATTTCGTCCTATCATAGGGGaaagcaccttgtccatcaacctctgataaGTCACGCCAACGTTCTTGAGCCCAAAGGGTGTCACCTTATAGAAATAGCTGAAGAGCTCTATCATGAATGTTGTTTTGCATTAGTCTCTAGAATGCATCCGGATCTGGTTATATTTGGAGAAGGCATCTTGAAAACTGAGGAGTCTGCAGCCTGACGCgttatccaccagggcgtcgaTGCTAGGCAACGGATATGAGTCCTTCGGGCAAACTttgttcagatctgtgaagtcgacacacatcctccactttccgttgtTCTTCTTGACCAACACCACGTTTGCTAGTCACTCAGGGTAGTGGATCTCCCTTATGTAGCCAGCATTCAGCAGCTTTTGGGTCTCTTGCTTGATGACTAGGCGTCTTTCGTCATTAAACTTCTTCTACCTCTGGCGGATGGGTCGGACCTTTGGATCCATGGTGAGACGATGACACAAGAAATCAAGGTCAATGTCAGACATGTCTGAGGTAGACCACGCGAAGGTGTCCAGATGTCGTGCTATCACttcggcgatctggtcctgtGTTTCCTGGCCTAGAGACTTGCCAAGTTTGAAATTCTTTCCCTCGATCTCCCTTTCCAACACCTCACCTGCAGGCTCGAGTCGCTTCTCCCGGGCCATCTCAGCTCGGGCGACCCCTTCTCCCCTTTGAGGCTGGCTGGTGACCGAGTAGACCCCTCTCTTCGTCtttaggctattctcatagcacttttttgtCGCCTTCTGGTCGGACATAATGGTAATCACTCCTCTCTCGATGgaaggcagcttcatcttcatatgcctcgtcGAGGCCACTGCTCCTATTCTATTTAGGGCAGGTCTGCCTAAAAGGATGTTGTAAGCTGAAGAAGCGTTGACGACGAGGTACCTTATATTGATGATATGAGATTTGGTGCCGTCTGTGAAAGTCGTCCTTAGCTCCACATGCCCTCTCACTTCCACCTGGTCTCCAACAAAACTGTATAGGCAGCCGTTGTAAGGTCTCAGCTGGTTAGGCGACAGctgcaacttgttgaaggtTGCTCAACAACATTAtatctgccgagctcccttaGTCGATAAGGACTCAGTGCACCCTTCTCCCTACTGTCACCACTGAGATCACCATCGGGTCATTATCATGTGAGACCACATCTTGTAAATCGGCCTTTGTGAAGTAAAGATTGGACTCAGGTGACTGGTTAGGTTCCCGTGCCTCTACTGCCATCACCTCTTTAAGgtacttctttcgctgggaggcggtacATCCTCCTCCCGAAAAATCCCTAGAGAACGTGTTGACCTTGCCATGGACTAGTACCTTGTGCCCTTGATTCCCTGTTGGAGCTACTGCTGTTGGGGCTTCCTGATTTTCCTCCAGGTATTCCTTACCAACTCATTCAATTGGTGTCCGAGCGCCAAGCAATTATGCAAGTCGTGCCCAAaggcttggtggaactcgcaccaagtgTTCTTGCTCGGCCCCAACCGTCCACCAATCTTTGGGGGTGGCTTTAGCTTGTCAGCCACGTCGGGGATAGCGATCGGCTCTTTGAAGTTCACTTTGAACTTGTGCCTAGTGGGCACACCTTCCCTCGCCCGTGCCCTGGTCTAATTCCTTTTCCGCTCATAGGGTGCCTGCCTGGCCGGGGATTTCTTCTCCGTCGTAGCCTCATGTACCCTCATGGGTTGAGGCCAGTCGTTTCCCCGAGGTCTTGTTGGTCCAACGCTTTCGTGTTTTTCCATCACCTCTTCCTTTGCGCTGATGTGGGCCACAGCTCGGCGACAGATCTCACTAAACATCTTTGGACGACACCTTATCAAGGAATCGCTGAAGGATCTTGATAGCATTCCTCTCCTAAAGGCGTGCACCATCATGGCTTCGTCCTTGGTGTGCAGCTTTACCACTAGTGCCCCGAACCAATTCAGGAAGTCTTTCAAGGGCTCTCCCTGgtattgcttcacatcaaaGAGGTCGAAAGAGATAGGGGGTGGAGCCCGGTTGACAATGAACTGTTTCCTGAACAATGTTGAGAACTAATCAAATGAAGTGATGTGTTCATCGGGGagactgatgaaccaatccaatGTTGTTCCTGAGAATGTTCCCATAAACAATTTGCAGTGCATAGCGTTAGTTCCTCCCAAGATcatcatctgagtgtggaaGGTCGTGATGTGGGCCTCCGGGTCTTCGATACCTGTGAAGGTGATTTTTTGAGTCATGAAATTAGTGGGTATCACGACATTCATGATCGCatgggagaatggcatggggcgAGCCCAACTGTTATGGGCGGGGTTTGCTCCCCTGTTGTAAGCTCCCCCATGCGTTGCAGTTCTCTGCGTAGTTCCTCATTGGCCTTGTGCAATTCTTCGATGTCTGTTCATGATGCGTCCAAATCGACCTGGAATCGATGTCTGTCTGCTCAACCTGAACCTCAGCCAGAATCATGTCTTGATCAACCTTGGACACCGCCACCGTTTGCTGAAGAGCGCAGATaatctccatgagttgttgaaTTGTGATGTTGTCGCCTTCCTCAGGTGCATATGTACCTTGTCTTGTATTTCTCATGTTGCCATATAGCTCTAATCACAACTGTGGATGAGACCTAGTTTTATtgggtcccacggtgggcgccaaatgttcttgctaGTTGACCTAGTCGCCGGTTGGCTTCAAAGGCAAGCggtggctcctcctatttcTGGTGAATTTTGTGCTTCCCTTGGATGTTGAAAGcagctccgttgaaacagagggggttTTATCTGTTGATTgtactctgacgatcaagtcagttcagggcttatagaaacaataagtaagtaagcagtttcagtcttagaaaccgTGTACCTTTACCATGGATCTCAACTCCCTTTTATAGATTGCTTTTAGGTTACCTCATTGTAACAACCCCTCTCTCACGAGAACCCTATCTCGAGTGAAAGTGGGCTTGATGGGAAAACATTATGTTACGTTGTTACACAATCTTCGTGTAACAACCGCAAAGAATCTTCCTCCTTGGAGTGCACAATCTTAACAGCATGGCCaccaaggtaccaactcatgtaccagcattaTGGGGCCCATCTGTCACTGTAGGCGCCCTAGTCCTTTACGTATCGTGCATGCAACCTTCCCCTAAAACCCTAGTGCTCTTGGGCCTTGGCGTCTTCAGGGGATATTTATTTGTGCTAGACCCAAATGTATTATACACACCACATACACCTTCTTGTTGACTAGGCATTTCATATATACGGGTTTCAACACACGCATCTTAGGGGCCCACTTACGTCGCCCATTATCTCGACCAGAACACCAAACCGACCTGCTCCACACAGATGTCGATACTGATGTCTGGTccaatacatatatatatatatacatatatatatatatatatataccataaTCATTATAGAAATGCTTCTATTCCACGTCAGCTATACAAAATTATGTTTACAAAATGAcgtaaaatgattttttttacttctCGTATCTATGTGATCAAAACAAATACCTAAGTTGATCAAAATAATCATCATTAAAAGATAATTTGTACTAATGATTCTATAAAAGCTAatctaaactttttttattataaaagattaaattaaattaaaatttatattttatatcaatCTCCTAGAATCGCTCAGATAAGGAACAAAGTGGCCTCCTATAAATCCATTACTAAAAGTTGCTTTGGATGCATCTTTAATCTCTTTGATTTGGATTAAGTTTTATTAGTTCCTTAAATTTTTTagaatcaattaatttggattAATTTTTGCATGCatctatagttttttttttttttctctagcTTACTGGATGGAGGCAGAGGGGGTGTCAACTTCATCATTTGAGTTTTTTGACTTAGTTTGATAGGGAGACAAAAATTGATAATAATTGttctcaaattttttttataagggttaaaatatttttttattatatttattattagctgataaaaaactaatttttataattaaaatataaaaaaaattgtggtccttcattattatttttagtaaaaataaaaaattttctAATTTTCCACTCAaacttttcataaaataaatagattaaATAGTCTTTTATTCAGTAATCAAAACATCAagataaaacaaattttaatatctTCTCTCTTCAAACCCTAACAGACATATTTTGAATTCCCTCAAATTCCATTGAGAGTGTTtaacttcaataaaaaaaattatcaaaatttccctatatttttaaaattatcacaTGTCCCAATTCTAATATAAACCCCCAAATATTggaatagaaaaataatacattacgACGTTTAAGTAAGTAAAGtagattaaaaatgaaaattggtTAATTTCAAACTCAGAAAAACttaaagtaaattaaaaaaaaaaaacagttgagGGACCCGCTTAATCCAAACTAAAAGGAACAAAAGAACACAATTATTCCCTAAAAGTTTGCACGCATCAGCGTATGAAATCAAAGTGAACATAATGAATATAATCCAAGTGGAAGTGGAGTGACCAattatgaaaaaagaaaaagtgcgTAAAACAAACTACTTCAATATGGCATAACCTTTATTTGACCGTTGAACATATCCCTAACTTAAGAAAGGTTCAATAATTACAATAAAGCAAGCACAcgtacatttttttatataaaaaaaaacaagaacaaatcAATCAATCATTCATGTGGATGATGAAAATAAACAACCCTAGCTAGGATTTGGACCCATGATTAACTAATGGAACTCAATTTGCCTAGAACTCATGACTAATGTATCTCTGACGTCGCTCACAGTCCTTTCAAGAGACAATTCAAGAGACAAACACTCCCTTAATTCTAGGGCTATGTGCCCTATGTCAGGCCTGTGAATTGGAACTTGAGGGAGACATGACATGGCTATCCCTATAAATTTCCATGCTGAAGCACCATTGTACTTTCCATGTAACCTTGGATCAACTATTTCATGGATATTTCCTGTTCTCAGTTTATTGTTAACCCAAGGAAGTATGTAACTCAGATTTTCTGGAGTTCCTCTTAGTGCTGGTTGACCAGTGATTAATTCTAGTAGGATTATCCCGAAACTATAAACATCACTCTTTTTGTTCAGAGTCCCTGAGCAATAAAATCTGTAAAGGTACAACATGATTTTATATCACATTTTAGTCATAAATGTATTCATAAAGATATTTATTTATGCAGTcgattaataaaaattatcttGGAAATAACTTTTAAAGTGTTAATGATAAAGCTTAACGATTTTATTATATTCATCATGAATTGTGATTATTAAAATGTTATACGTTGAGAAGAGGACTTAATTTTTAGATGTTTATATTTAGATGACACTTTATTttaggattgagattttaggaatttatggtaattattttagaaaaaattccGCAAAACACTAACTTAATTAATTACTTAAGTAGGTGGGAAGGTATATTtacaagataaaaataaaaatgtctgAAATTGTATAATGACATGtatacaaaatgaaaaaaaataaaaaaataaactaggaGCCATGGATACAAAATTTGCTTGCCCATGCAATAAATACAGCAACAATCAAATTTTTTCCGTTCTTATAAATTAATGACATTTAAATCTTACTGGTTAAATTTAGCTTATAGTttttctcattctttttttaTCTCGTTTGATAGTGTTGGATTATTACTCGGAAAAGTCCCGGAGATTTTGATACTAATGAgtcataaaaatttataataaaataccAATTTAACTCAAACATTAAAGTAATGagtttgttaaatttttttatattatttaagttGTTTATTCCTGTTAAATATAGATCACAAAATTAcacttaaaatttaataaacttaaatcattttgtatataataaataacataaatagtCACTTCAATATAACAAATGACAAgtatttacatattttgtttttggtataatacaaaaattacaatttaagtacaacttttaattatattaattttgtttgcaCTCTTgttaatgttaatataattaagCATGTATTTGGTCTTTGGTAATAgtcacattttttaaataaaaatttaatattaatatgaaattaaCCTTTCAGAAGAgtcttttacctttttttttcatttttttaaaatcctaTCTTATCTAATATCTGTACTCATCCAAACCAATCTTATCTAAGCTATAGAATGTTTATACTCTAGTTAACATTTTACTAACCATTGCCACTTATTATACCTTATTATATACACTTGCCATTTTCAGATTGATCATTATTAGAGCTTCAATTCCACCACATAAACACTGAAGAATTGAATGCTACTTACTCAGGATCAAGGTAACCTGGTGTGCCTGCTGGGTAAGTAGTGACATAAGTGTCACTGTCATTGGCAAAAGTTTTAGACACTCCAAAATCAGAAATCTTGGCACGCATATTTTCGTCTAGTAAGATGTTGGATGTTTTTAAATCTCTGTGAATTACTGGTGGCTTACATCCATTATGCAAATAGTCCAACCCTGTAATTCCAATTATCAGTCACATACTTGTTCACCACAATAGTTCTATTGGAAATaagaaaggaaaataattttgaacatCCATGAAATTAGAGTTACCATTTGCTGCATCCATAGCAATTTTAAGTCTTTGCGTCCATTCCAAAAAACTTGGGTTCTTATCTGCATAAGAAGCTAATATATTCAGAAAAGTCTTACGAGAAAGATCATGTATATATCTTGCAAGAAAATTGTCATCGGAAGCATATTATCATCATATTCAGCATAGATCACTGGCAAAGCTTATAAGGGGCCACGGTAGCCTCAGCACCCAACTCTATGGCCAGATCCTTCACTTCCGAAACTTTTTCTCTAAGAATAGAGTTAGAAAGTCAGTGTTGTTTGTAATTAAGAAACCGTTGTAGGAATGCTACAAAAGGACACTGCTAGGATAGGGATGCAACAAAAGGTTCTTCTTAGATGACAACGTTTTTACGTATGCTTGTTGATTCTATTCGTTATCTTTTGAATATACTATTATAAGCTATTATAGTTTTTCTTACCAGGAAGCAGAGTTTTTGCTTTCAAATGTGAGCATAATCAGAAAACTCCAAACATGCAATAGTATAAATTAATCACTGATAAGATGTATTGATTGTCTCTGTTATCTTGTCACTATTAGAGAAGTGAAAGGAACTAGTGACCTTTCTCAAGAAAAATTAGAAACATAAGTTATGATTCATTTCTCATAATAAGTTTGTTTTCACCAACTTTAAATGCACATGCCAATATGGAGTGAAGTGGAAACCTGATAATTTTTGTAGGAGGTTCCCTTCTGGTAGATATTCATAGATAAGTGCTCTAGTGTCACCTTCATCACAGTATCCCACAAGAGAAACCACGTTTCTGTGATGAACATGCATCAATAGTTTTGCCTGCATTTCCaagtttagaaataaaatatgttgGTATTATGACTGAATGAAAAATACATTGtcttaagaataaaaaacaacaaagtTGATTGATGCATCTAATTACCTCTGATTGAAATTCCTTATACCCTTGTGCTGATGGTGAAGAAAGTATCTTCACAGCAACTCTTTTCTCACACTCTAAAGTACCTAGGTAAACCTTACCAAATCCACCTTTCCCAATAATTGTTGTGAAATTATTAGTGATTCTAACAATCTCTGAGTAAGAAAATACTTGATTTGTTGATTTCAGTAGCTCATCTTTGGCAGAAATTGAAGAAATCACTGGACCAACgtaaataacaacaatcattttccacatcatatatacatatatgtttGAAAAATGTGGCTTCAGTTCTAACTATAATCGGTATCCCTAATGCAAATAAGAAAAGAATCTCTTggaaaattaaatttgattataCTAGATGGAAATCATCAAGGAAAAGATCATCGAATCCTTAAGCGAACAATTAAATACTTCCAACCATTTATCCatggtcttttaaattttcaaaaacaagTTCGGCCTTGGGAAAAGAGCagtatatgaaatttatacaGTTAGCAAAATGCAGGTAACTCTCTATGAGTTATGTGTGGAGTGTGTCTGTGAAAATAAAGCTTGTATAGATATGCAATTGATGGAAAATTATAATACAGTGTAGAAGTTATGCTGGTGGTGATCATCTTAGTACTAATTCCATGAGTCAGTACCATAACGTTGTTGTACAGATTTAATAGTGCACAGTGACATACTCTATGGTTATATTGGTTATTAATTTGATGGAATATAGTAGATTTGATTCTCCATTCACCATTACTTGTACAATAATAAGCACACACAAATATGACAACTATAGCTAATAATTCACATGGATGGTCAGAAATTAACTTAGAGTGCAAACTACTAATGAATTGATCTCTGATTTACGAATTCATTAACAATGGAACTTCCAAAACTGTGGTAATGATTGCAAAGATTAATACAatgcaaatatttaaaaatgataatatatttgaatataaaaatgAGCTTGGGTAAAGATATGGAGCATTATAAAACTTATTCTATAGATTACCTTTTCCCTTTTTTCTAAGTCTCCAGATCACCATAACTACGGTAGATATTGTGAGGACCAAAACAACAAATGCTGTCATAGATGCAACTAATGGAATGATAAACTTGTGGCTTCTCTTGCATGACCCTGTCTGATAGAGACAGAGATTTCCATCCAAACTGCATTGTATGCATGTGTCAATTATCATAAGATTGAGAAGAATTGTGATATGGAATTATATAATCATGAAGACTATTAGTACTTTTTAAATAGAATAAAGGCTACAGAAGAAAGAGTGGCAAATTCtaaaattctcataattttggtATTGGTAGTTGCAGCTTATTGTTTCTGAATACTATTCACTTAATAAAGGGTTTTTTACAAAAATGAAGGAATAGAGGGTGAAAAACAAGGATTACGAAGGAGTTAGAAAAGATTTATTTGCGTCTTtagaaatgtttattttattaaagaaagTTATGTGTAGCTATAGGCTAGGAGCAAACCTCAATTGCAAAGAGTTGTTAGAGGACTTTGCCTTTAGACTCTCAGGAACTGAACCTGTGAGCATATTCCTTGACAAGTTACTGCAAAGATGATATGATATGATgtgttaaatattttgaaaattgtgTGAGATTGAAAATTTAATGTAGCAATGCACAACTTACAGGAACTGCAATTGTGGCAGTTTTCCAAAAGATTCTGGCACCTCCCCTGTCAATTCATTGTTTGACAAATCCCTGCAACATAATAGTTATTTGTTTTGGTTCCTTTATGTTGCAACAGCAGAGTGCTCAGGTATTAATATTGGAAACAGATTTCTGCTAAAAttataacaagaaaaacttACAAAGTCTCCAAACATGTGAGGTTGGAGAAGGAGGAATCTATTTCTCCTGACAACTTGCTTGAGCTCAAGTTTCTGCTTGAATTTTGTGAAGAATTTTGccattaaaaagaataaaagtgGAGATATGAAGTATTGCATtcatcaaaattatttaatgtttatcAATGAATTTGTTCCACATTTCCCAGATAAGTAAAAtagaatatataaatatgtatactcacctta comes from the Phaseolus vulgaris cultivar G19833 chromosome 8, P. vulgaris v2.0, whole genome shotgun sequence genome and includes:
- the LOC137826473 gene encoding probable LRR receptor-like serine/threonine-protein kinase At1g05700; translation: MDRELQWTLVLAICASSFFNILAQNTQLTYRNLAIDYSGVISIDCGVNEGYTDKTTNLQYQADDIQFGEIYNTFSICNMNVSQIHKQLNTLRSFPYGKRNCYTLTPKQGKNKKYIIRAHFAYGNYDNKNEAPVFDLHLGVNFFKTINSTEAEVIRIEAVHFASTETIDLCLVNTDQGVPFISLLELWPLDNSIYQSSSTLLTLDLLTRLNLGASEDNFIRYIDDIYGRSWEVPNNYTKNSLKTSSAIDLDKLVDPYKLPAEVLSSAVEAKSLEFTLNYAMDSEYYVYLHFFDFKDRTNKQKRRLNIVINDFDDNNVKQILTLSYWKPHSIILPIKHGMGLRKILIEADTDYELPAMLNALEIYRVVPQSDSSTQQEDVDAIWHIKDVYMINKMNWQGDPCGPKNFTWEGVKCSNGNTPRIISLNLSSSKLSGEIDSSFSNLTCLETLDLSNNELTGEVPESFGKLPQLQFLNLSRNMLTGSVPESLKAKSSNNSLQLSLDGNLCLYQTGSCKRSHKFIIPLVASMTAFVVLVLTISTVVMVIWRLRKKGKVISSISAKDELLKSTNQVFSYSEIVRITNNFTTIIGKGGFGKVYLGTLECEKRVAVKILSSPSAQGYKEFQSEAKLLMHVHHRNVVSLVGYCDEGDTRALIYEYLPEGNLLQKLSDKNPSFLEWTQRLKIAMDAANGLDYLHNGCKPPVIHRDLKTSNILLDENMRAKISDFGVSKTFANDSDTYVTTYPAGTPGYLDPEFYCSGTLNKKSDVYSFGIILLELITGQPALRGTPENLSYILPWVNNKLRTGNIHEIVDPRLHGKYNGASAWKFIGIAMSCLPQVPIHRPDIGHIALELRECLSLELSLERTVSDVRDTLVMSSRQIEFH